Genomic DNA from Carnobacteriaceae bacterium zg-C25:
TCACAAACAACATCACAAATAAAATACTAATAAGGCGTATCATTTCAGAGGTGGGACGCGTGAACGTCAAATGGCGACGCAACATAAAAACCGTAATGATCATAGCAAATAGTCCGGCTGAAAAAACAACGCTAAATACATTAAGCCATTTAAATTGATTTTTCATACATACATCACCTCGACATTTCCAATATACACCGTTGTGACAATTTTAATTTTTTTAGATGACGTCACATAATTATTCGAATACATCGTTAATTTGGCATTTTTCAAAGTGTAATCTTCTTTTTCAAAAAGTACATTGCCGTATAACGTATGACAACTTAACAAAATACCGACATCTAACGGTACAAGAATACGAATGTCACCAAAACCTTTATGCAAAACAATGACAGAATTGGTATCGGGTAAAATCGTCTGTGTTAAATTAATAACGGTATCTCCAATTAAAGACGTATCGTGAATATCTTCAAAAGAAAAACTGCCATCCAAAGAGACGCTCGGATCTAACCACGTATCTTTCGTCACTTGAGCGTGGTATTGCGTTGGCATATTATCAATCGTCAAATTTTGCATACGGTGCATCGTTTGAGCCATCATACTTTTGGTGAGTAAACTACCACAAATAACTAACGCCACTAACGCAATAAAAAAATAGAGATGTTCACTCGTTAAAACGATATAGATGAATAAACTGATTGCTAATAGCACTTTACCGAAAAAGTGTTGTTTAAATAAATACCCAATGCCGATGAATAAAACACTCAATAGCACATAGGGTAGTCCCCAAAGCGAAATCAATTGCCCGATTGAAATACCAAACACAACGCATGCAACGAGCAACATCACACTACTTGCTAGCAAAAGATTCTTTTTAAACATCTCTATTCCCCTTTCTTATTATCCTTTGAAACGTACAATCGTTGCACCGTTTCCACCTTGATTAATCGGCGCAAATTCAAAACTGTCTACACTACGGTGTTTTCGCAACGCTTTCGTTACGCCATCACGAACAGCACCCGTTCCACGTCCATGGACAATGGTCACTTGTGCATAACCGGCTAAAATCGCCGCATCTAAATAGCGATCTAGTTCCACTAACGCATTTTCGTAACGTTGCCCACGTAAATCTAACTGACTGGTTACTTTTGTACGCGCGCCACGTAAACGTGGAATGTATTTTTGTTTTTCGTTCGTATCGCCATCTAATAAACGCAAATCTGCATCCGTAACTTTCATACGCAACATGCCCATTTTAACGATGAATTCTTCTTGGGATAGTTTTTGTTCAATGACACCACGTTGCCCGTATGACATCACTTCAACGTTATCTCCCACACTTAAATTCTTTTGTCGTTTAGCCCGTTGTAACACTTTATTTTTTTTCAACGATTCTTCGTGTTTCAACCGCTCAAGTTGTGTCCGTTTTTCAATAAATTCATGCTCTTTAACAACGGCATTCCCTTGTCTCAATTGCATTTGACGCACTTGCGACATAATTTCGTTAGCTTCTTCTTTTGTCTTTTCAACTAACGCATTTGCCTCATCAAGCGCTTGTTGCATTATTTTTTCTTTTTGTGCTTCTAAAGTGTCTTTTTCTTTTTGCGCTTCTTTAAGCATCGCATTGGCTTGTTGCACATCACGCTCAACTTGCTCTTTTTCTTTTGTGAGGTGTTGTCGAAGCTCTTCCAATGCCGTAATCATATCATTCAGTTGTTGACTATCTTCATGAACAAGGCTTCTAGCTTGTTGAATAATGGTTTCGTCTAATCCCAGCCGTTTAGAAATGTCAAACGCATTACTTTTACCTGGTATACCCAATAAAAATTTATACGTTGGTGCCAACGTCACACTATCAAACTCCATGCTGGCATTGACGGTTCCTAAGCGATTATACCCATACATTTTCAACTCAGGATAATGTGTTGTTGCTACGACATAACTTTGCTTTTGTCCAATGTAATCTAAAATAGCAATTGCCAAAGATGAACCTTCTTGTGGATCCGTACCCGAT
This window encodes:
- a CDS encoding cell wall-active antibiotics response protein; translated protein: MFKKNLLLASSVMLLVACVVFGISIGQLISLWGLPYVLLSVLFIGIGYLFKQHFFGKVLLAISLFIYIVLTSEHLYFFIALVALVICGSLLTKSMMAQTMHRMQNLTIDNMPTQYHAQVTKDTWLDPSVSLDGSFSFEDIHDTSLIGDTVINLTQTILPDTNSVIVLHKGFGDIRILVPLDVGILLSCHTLYGNVLFEKEDYTLKNAKLTMYSNNYVTSSKKIKIVTTVYIGNVEVMYV